The following proteins are co-located in the Apium graveolens cultivar Ventura chromosome 5, ASM990537v1, whole genome shotgun sequence genome:
- the LOC141661747 gene encoding E3 ubiquitin-protein ligase UPL5-like yields MKLVVVEDIDDFLDSLSPSNKDHRLDLQCKISDIVQDLEKQIEKAKDGRIKLSDHLLSDLLDDLIFALQHPTFLHFFQGQQNFRFDFDSLVEIVPVDDTSEAFLKILHVLYLLPKDHMTNVCFQDGLFCHLDFISRIIDPRSLKHKWILDNGFEFRLELAKFNIPVPDFYNSCPLVIKRRNLVEDSIIKVMGADAGSLSKGVVVKFEEEDGIGDGVVRGWLICLIEDMVENFGAFQCSGDELAMDHTRIYVKQGAEEKYPDFFLCFGRLLALALIHEIQIGITLDRTIFQKLAENDINLEDIRETAPGKFKSYSEILLSSEDDYGLYTLFDRVTNKRITFEEREKFIAEEICADFVDCTIYKLDR; encoded by the exons ATGAAACTTGTGGTCGTTGAAGATATAGATGATTTTCTTGATTCATTGTCGCCTAGCAACAAAGATCATAGACTTGATTTACAATGTAAAATCTCTGATATAGTACAAGATTTGGAGAAGCAAATTGAGAAGGCAAAAGATGGCAGAATAAAACTTTCCGATCACTTGCTATCTGATTTGCTGGATGATCTAATATTCGCACTTCAACATCCCACGTTTCTGCATTTCTTTCAAGGTCAGCAGAATTTTAGGTTTGATTTTGATTCTTTGGTTGAGATTGTTCCTGTTGATGATACTTCTGAAGCTTTCTTGAAAATTCTTCATGTTCTTTACTTGCTGCCTAAGGATCACATGACTAATGTTTGTTTTCAAGATGGGTTATTTTGCCACTTGGATTTTATATCTCGAATAATTGATCCAAGAAGTCTCAAACACAAATGGATTCTTGATAATGGGTTTGAGTTTAGGTTAGAGTTGGCGAAATTCAATATCCCGGTTCCGGATTTTTATAATTCTTGTCCATTAGTAATCAAAAGACGAAATCTTGTTGAAGACTCGATTATCAAGGTTATGGGTGCGGATGCTGGCAGTTTGTCCAAAGGCGTGGTAGTTAAATTTGAGGAAGAAGATGGGATTGGGGATGGAGTTGTTCGTGGTTGGCTGATTTGTTTGATTGAAGATATGGTTGAAAATTTCGGGGCGTTTCAATGTTCGGGTGATGAACTCGCTATGGACCACACACGAATCTATGTTAAGCAAG GAGCAGAAGAGAAGTATCCAGACTTCTTTCTTTGTTTCGGGAGGCTCCTAGCCCTAGCCCTTATACACGAAATTCAAATAGGAATCACCTTGGACAGAACTATTTttcagaaacttgctgaaaatGATATAAATTTAGAGGATATTAGAGAGACAGCTCCTGGCAAGTTCAAATCGTACAGCGAAATCCTCCTGTCTTCAGAAGATGATTATGGATTATATACTTTATTTGACCGCGTTACAAACAAACGGATCACATTTGAAGAGAGAGAAAAGTTTATTGCTGAAGAGATATGTGCAGATTTTGTAGACTGCACAATATACAAACTGGACAGATAA